From Aedes albopictus strain Foshan chromosome 1, AalbF5, whole genome shotgun sequence, one genomic window encodes:
- the LOC115256558 gene encoding uncharacterized protein LOC115256558 isoform X1, producing the protein MLMHQPERERVVEEGESLVTTLLKPFANLFQSSTSQETTSAWERRRTYQWQQEQQWEPEPVTFRQTVPTYSTQQRVTMAQGTVTKQRNAEQISTLKTTTSPWQFAEVIRKGAQMDLTCVEAVPEALKKLNINIPNLAINVSDESSNTYRCGSRTDSTVIELDLSNNHFQLRGGPKLGQSSNIRAGNNDCLFESLAQAIPQLLGVSGEEFREKLAECIESNPDIRRHIQLGKHQDLLHRGLFGGDVRGRPVDRDEGQKRRKRSKSPFVHDDPKMETSALEHLLSRFFAIFDMAGDIQRIAEHLGIPRSDVVREGRSLHQDRSSSDERCHAAHVVRIQITDKAGERLERSNVALNEYLITKIGYTELVEKWANMWGGIGQNIDELQALLLKLLEVVDFSQNTPGMMRNYSLEYLQNTVATLNKLLLRIDPNATPVSLPDQGFWASLFTNNEITADTIIEICKESFVIVLNKWLKTYHKHFMNTDSNKKVLKQVLTVIKNTNISTLLQLGRDAYKKIAQLLSAKPKCGSDRTDKDKDRDNDKGGVSSNGNKASGVTVWGSVKETVKKEATCSHVAQSSFLTTALWILLGIAITVAIGFAIYMAAPVVIKFVSKHTMVYSFTKIVEVYTVVAG; encoded by the exons ATGTTGATG CACCAGCCGGAACGGGAACGCGTGGTCGAGGAAGGAGAGTCCTTGGTGACAACGTTGCTGAAACCGTTTGCCAATCTGTTTCAGTCGTCCACTTCCCAAGAGACCACGTCAGCATGGGAACGCCGCCGAACCTATCAGTGGCAGCAGGAACAGCAGTGGGAACCTGAACCGGTCACATTTAGACAGACTGTGCCGACG TACTCAACGCAACAACGGGTCACGATGGCGCAGGGAACCGTTACAAAGCAACGAAATGCCGAGCAAATATCGACCCTGAAAACTACCACCAGCCCATGGCAGTTTGCCGAAGTAATACGGAAAGGAGCCCAGATGGATCTGACCTGCGTGGAAGCAGTGCCGGAAGCGTTGAAGAAGCTGAACATCAACATCCCGAACCTGGCGATCAATGTCTCCGATGAGTCGAGCAACACGTACAGATGTGGTTCCCGTACGGACAGCACCGTGATTGAACTGGACCTCAGCAACAATCACTTCCAACTACGTGGAGGGCCGAAACTAGGACAAAGTTCGAACATTAGGGCCGGAAACAATGATTGCCTCTTCGAATCGCTGGCCCAGGCGATTCCGCAGCTTCTGGGTGTGTCCGGAGAAGAATTTCGTGAAAAGCTAGCGGAATGCATCGAATCCAACCCGGACATCCGACGAcacatccaactcggcaagcaccAAGATCTTCTGCACCGCGGTCTCTTTGGTGGCGATGTTCGAGGTCGGCCAGTTGATCGAGATGAAGGCCAAAAGCGTCGTAAAAGGTCAAAGTCTCCTTTCGTTCATGATGACCCCAAAATGGAAACTTCGGCTCTTGAACATTTGCTTTCTCGTTTCTTTGCGATATTTGACATGGCCGGAGATATCCAGAGGATTGCTGAGCATCTTGGAATACCTCGAAGCGACGTTGTACGCGAAGGAAGAAGCCTGCACCAGGATAGAAGCAGTTCCGACGAGAGATGCCATGCTGCCCACGTCGTGCGAATTCAGATAACTGACAAAGCAGGGGAACGACTTGAAAGGTCAAACGTTGCTCTGAACGAGTATTTGATAACAAAGATTGGGTACACCGAGCTCGTAGAGAAATGGGCCAATATGTGGGGCGGAATAGGGCAGAACATTGATGAGTTGCAAGCTCTGCTGTTGAAGCTTCTAGAGGTGGTAGATTTCAGTCAAAATACACCCGGAATGATGAGGAACTACTCCTTGGAGTACCTACAGAACACGGTAGCAACGCTCAACAAACTACTGCTAAGAATTGATCCAAATGCTACACCTGTTTCACTACCAGATCAAGGTTTCTGGGCCAGTTTGTTCACAAATAATGAAATCACAGCAGATACAATTATTGAAATCTGCAAAGAAAGCTTTGTCATTGTACTGAATAAATGGTTGAAGACCTATCATAAGCACTTCATGAATACCGATTCCAACAAAAAAGTACTAAAGCAAGTGCTGACAGTCATAAAGAATACCAACATTTCCACTTTACTGCAACTCGGAAGAGATGCATACAAAAAGATCGCGCAACTGCTATCGGCAAAGCCGAAATGTGGATCAGACAGAACAGACAAAGATAAAGACAGGGACAACGACAAGGGCGGAGTTTCCTCAAATGGCAACAAGGCTAGCGGTGTTACCGTTTGGGGTTCAGTAAAAGAAACGGTGAAAAAAGAGGCGACTTGCAGCCATGTTGCGCAATCATCTTTTCTTACAACAGCTTTGTGGATTTTGCTGGGAATCGCCATAACGGTTGCAATTGGATTTGCAATATATATGGCGGCTCCCGTTGTTATAAAATTTGTATCAAAACATACCATGGTCTATAGCTTCACTAAAATCGTTGAGGTTTACACAGTAGTTGCGGGATAA
- the LOC115256558 gene encoding uncharacterized protein LOC115256558 isoform X2, with translation MAQGTVTKQRNAEQISTLKTTTSPWQFAEVIRKGAQMDLTCVEAVPEALKKLNINIPNLAINVSDESSNTYRCGSRTDSTVIELDLSNNHFQLRGGPKLGQSSNIRAGNNDCLFESLAQAIPQLLGVSGEEFREKLAECIESNPDIRRHIQLGKHQDLLHRGLFGGDVRGRPVDRDEGQKRRKRSKSPFVHDDPKMETSALEHLLSRFFAIFDMAGDIQRIAEHLGIPRSDVVREGRSLHQDRSSSDERCHAAHVVRIQITDKAGERLERSNVALNEYLITKIGYTELVEKWANMWGGIGQNIDELQALLLKLLEVVDFSQNTPGMMRNYSLEYLQNTVATLNKLLLRIDPNATPVSLPDQGFWASLFTNNEITADTIIEICKESFVIVLNKWLKTYHKHFMNTDSNKKVLKQVLTVIKNTNISTLLQLGRDAYKKIAQLLSAKPKCGSDRTDKDKDRDNDKGGVSSNGNKASGVTVWGSVKETVKKEATCSHVAQSSFLTTALWILLGIAITVAIGFAIYMAAPVVIKFVSKHTMVYSFTKIVEVYTVVAG, from the coding sequence ATGGCGCAGGGAACCGTTACAAAGCAACGAAATGCCGAGCAAATATCGACCCTGAAAACTACCACCAGCCCATGGCAGTTTGCCGAAGTAATACGGAAAGGAGCCCAGATGGATCTGACCTGCGTGGAAGCAGTGCCGGAAGCGTTGAAGAAGCTGAACATCAACATCCCGAACCTGGCGATCAATGTCTCCGATGAGTCGAGCAACACGTACAGATGTGGTTCCCGTACGGACAGCACCGTGATTGAACTGGACCTCAGCAACAATCACTTCCAACTACGTGGAGGGCCGAAACTAGGACAAAGTTCGAACATTAGGGCCGGAAACAATGATTGCCTCTTCGAATCGCTGGCCCAGGCGATTCCGCAGCTTCTGGGTGTGTCCGGAGAAGAATTTCGTGAAAAGCTAGCGGAATGCATCGAATCCAACCCGGACATCCGACGAcacatccaactcggcaagcaccAAGATCTTCTGCACCGCGGTCTCTTTGGTGGCGATGTTCGAGGTCGGCCAGTTGATCGAGATGAAGGCCAAAAGCGTCGTAAAAGGTCAAAGTCTCCTTTCGTTCATGATGACCCCAAAATGGAAACTTCGGCTCTTGAACATTTGCTTTCTCGTTTCTTTGCGATATTTGACATGGCCGGAGATATCCAGAGGATTGCTGAGCATCTTGGAATACCTCGAAGCGACGTTGTACGCGAAGGAAGAAGCCTGCACCAGGATAGAAGCAGTTCCGACGAGAGATGCCATGCTGCCCACGTCGTGCGAATTCAGATAACTGACAAAGCAGGGGAACGACTTGAAAGGTCAAACGTTGCTCTGAACGAGTATTTGATAACAAAGATTGGGTACACCGAGCTCGTAGAGAAATGGGCCAATATGTGGGGCGGAATAGGGCAGAACATTGATGAGTTGCAAGCTCTGCTGTTGAAGCTTCTAGAGGTGGTAGATTTCAGTCAAAATACACCCGGAATGATGAGGAACTACTCCTTGGAGTACCTACAGAACACGGTAGCAACGCTCAACAAACTACTGCTAAGAATTGATCCAAATGCTACACCTGTTTCACTACCAGATCAAGGTTTCTGGGCCAGTTTGTTCACAAATAATGAAATCACAGCAGATACAATTATTGAAATCTGCAAAGAAAGCTTTGTCATTGTACTGAATAAATGGTTGAAGACCTATCATAAGCACTTCATGAATACCGATTCCAACAAAAAAGTACTAAAGCAAGTGCTGACAGTCATAAAGAATACCAACATTTCCACTTTACTGCAACTCGGAAGAGATGCATACAAAAAGATCGCGCAACTGCTATCGGCAAAGCCGAAATGTGGATCAGACAGAACAGACAAAGATAAAGACAGGGACAACGACAAGGGCGGAGTTTCCTCAAATGGCAACAAGGCTAGCGGTGTTACCGTTTGGGGTTCAGTAAAAGAAACGGTGAAAAAAGAGGCGACTTGCAGCCATGTTGCGCAATCATCTTTTCTTACAACAGCTTTGTGGATTTTGCTGGGAATCGCCATAACGGTTGCAATTGGATTTGCAATATATATGGCGGCTCCCGTTGTTATAAAATTTGTATCAAAACATACCATGGTCTATAGCTTCACTAAAATCGTTGAGGTTTACACAGTAGTTGCGGGATAA